The following nucleotide sequence is from Herpetosiphon gulosus.
TCAAAATTTTGCAGTGGGTACCTTGATCACGAGCTTGTTGGGCATATTCCAAGGCTGGCTGAATGCTTTGTAGTGCATCGTTATGCAAACCTTGACTACTTTGGACATCGGCAATTTCACACCAGACACGAGCCAATGCCGAAAGCTGCTGTTGCTGTTGGGCTTGGTTAAGCAAACGCCGATAGATTGCATCGGCCTCGTTCCAATGCCCAGTATGTTTGTAGATTTCGCCCATTGCAAAGAAAATATCGATGGTTTCATGGGCTTCAAGCAAGGGCAAACAACGTTCGTAATAGCTCAAGGCCACATCGGTGGCATATCGCGCCGCCGCCGCATCGCCAGCCTTGCGAAAATAGTTGCGCTGTTTATCAAGATTATTGCTCATGCCATAGTGGTGTGCCAACAAATCCGCCGCACCTTCCACGCCATAGGTTTCAACCAGATAATCGCCAACCTGCTCGTGGAGCGCCGCGCGAGTGGCTAGGGGCAAGCTTTGGTAGGCAACTTCTTGGGTTACGACATGTTTAAACAGATATTCAAGTTCAGGCTCATCACGATCAAGCGGCGTAAGATCCATGCGGCTCAGGGTGTTGAGTTGCTGTTTAACTTGCTCGGCGCTGCCAAGTTGCGGGTATGCGCCCCACAGCCAATTCGCTTTGAATAAACGCCCAATCACGCTGGCAACTTTGAGTGTATGCTTGGTTGCTTCTTCAAGCTGGTCGATCCGGCTGATAATCAAGCGGTGTAAGCTATCGGGCAAATCTAGTTGCGCCACCGCCTTGGGGTCGCTCAAATCGGGCTGGCGTTCGACCACCAAATTAATCAATTCTTCAATATAAAATGGATTGCCCTGCGCCCGATCGGTCAATTTGCTGACCAACTGCTCGGATGGTGCTTGGCGATTGCCCAGCAGTTGTTTGATTTTGAGCCGTACCAATTCGGCAGTTTCTTCGAGCGTAAATTCTTGTAATTCGATTTCGTGCCAATGTTCAAGCTGGCGTAACTCGTGCCATATCGTTTGATCACGCTCGGCGGAAGGTCGATAGGCCAACACAATCAGCACGGGCACATCGCGAATCGCCGTGGTAATCCGCGCCAACAAATCATTCGAGAGCGAATCGATCCAATGGCAATCTTCGAGCACCAGTAACAATGGCGTTTCGTTGGCACGATAGCGCAAACAATCCACCAACAGCGATTCAAGCAGCATCTTGCGCGACTTAATATCCAGCAATTTGGTCAAGGATTGATCGGGAATTGGCAGGCGTAAAGCACTCGCCAGCAGCGGCATCCAATCTAACAAATCTTGATCGATCAGGGCTAATTGCGCCCGCAACTGCAACATTTGCAAATCAAGCGGCCACTCAGGATCAACATTGAAAAACGAGCGCCACAAGTTATGCCAGAGCAAATAGCTAATGGTTGTGCCATACGAAAGGCACTCGCCGCTATACACCGCCACCCGTTGCGCCCGCGCAATCCGGCGAATTTCGGCAACCAGCCGCGATTTGCCCATGCCAGCTTCGCCCGTAATCCCCAACACTTGGCCATGGCCCTGCTTGATGCTACTCAGCAATTCGCCGACAGATTGTAACTCTTGGCTACGCCCGACCATTGGCAAGGCATAAATTGGCTCTTGGCCACGAATCGCGGTCTGGCGTAAATCGGTTAATTCGTGCAATTCGACCAATTCACTACGGCCTTTGACCCGAACTGCTGGCAAGGGCGCAGTTAAAAAGGTCGAGCTAAGGGTTTCTTGGGTCGCTTCGGTCAGCAAAATTTGGCCTTGGCTGGCTTGCTGCATCAACCGTGCCGCCAAATTGACCGTATCGCCAATCACGGTATATTCTTGGCGACGATCCGAACCAATCAAACCACAAAACACAAATCCAGTATTGATGCCGATGCGGGCCTCAAACTCAGGTAAAGCGCGAAGCTCTAAAGCACAATGCGCCGCCCGATCACTATCATTTTCGTGGGCAACTGGTGCACCAAACAGCACCAAAAAACTACTGCCTTTATCGCCAATTTCAACTTTATTCAGATAGCCATCATAGCGTTCGACGATTCGCAGCACTTCGCGAAAGTAGTGGTTGAGCCGTTCAGCGGCAAATGGATCGCGATCATAATCGGGGGCATCGAAATTTACAAACAACAGCGTAACTGAGCGGCGCTCGTTGATAAACGCGGTACGACCTTCACGCACTTGTTGGGCAATTGTGGGGTGCAAGTAGGCATCGAATTGCGCAGGCGGATGCGGCGTGATTGATTCAGGCCAGCGAATTGGCTGCGCTCGCACGCTTTGCTCAAGCCCAAGCACTTTGGCAAAACGCTGATCGAGCGTTTCACGCTTGAACTGTTCGCAATCCAACGAGGCATAATCGATAATCACATCGCCAGAACGAGCCCGATTTTCGGCTTCAGCAGAGCGTAACAACGCCGAGCCGCCAACCACGGCAACACAGCGCTTCGTCGGATCGCCGACCGTGGTATAGAGTACATGACCTGCGGCAATGCCAATTTTGAGGGTCAAGCGCCATTTGGTTGCTTGAATTTCGATCGCGCCTAATTGCTCCATCAGGCTTTGCATTTCTAGGGCACATCGAACAGCGCGAGCAGCGACGCGTTGGGTACGCTGCGGCTGATTAATCGGAAATAATGCCGTAATTGCATCGCCGCCAAATGTGCTAATCATGCCGCCAAAGCGCTCGATCACATCAATCAATGGGGCAAAACAGCGATTTAATAAACGGGTCAGGGTTTCAGTTCCATGCGCATCGTGTTGGCCAAGCGCCTCGCTGAGCGGCGTAAAGCCAGCAATATCGGCAAAAAGCACCACGGCTTGGCCATGCTTGGTAGTTTGAGTTGCAGAAGAGGCCCGTTGATCAAGCAATCGTGGGACAAGATACGGCGGCACATAAGCAAACCAGCGTGCTTGCATGGAGCAACTCCTAGGCCCGTGAAATCATTGCGCGAATTACGCTTGCTCCTAGTATAGCCCGTACCATAGTCCTACGCAAATGCTTAGACCAGTATTTTAGCCCCAATTAAGCTGCTTGGGGCGTCAATCCAAGCCCAATTCAGATTCTAGCAATCAAACTTGGGTCATCGTTGCTTGGTGAATTTAGACGGGTTGAAACTGGGTAGACCTGCATTTTTTCGCCAGCAAAGGGTGTTAGCAATGGCAGAAGATCAGCCAGATCAGCGTCAGGATTGAGCCAATCGCGTTCGGTTTCAGGCTCAAGGATCACAGGCATACGGTTATGCACCGCCGCCGCCATTGGGTTGGCCGAGGTTGTAATCACGGTAAACGTGGCTAAGGGAGTTGCGCCAGCGTTCCATTCTTCCCATAAGCCAGCCATGGCAAACGGTTGAGCATCTTCGAGCACAAAACGCATTGGTTGTTTGCCTTGCGGGGTTGCTTGCCATTCATAATAACCATCGGCCAGCACCAAACAGCGGCGTTTACGCAATGGCTCGCGAAAACTGGGCTTCTCTAGGAGGGTTTCGGCGCGAGCATTAATCATTTTATGCCCAATACTGGGATCTTTGGCCCAATGCGGCACTAAACCCCAACGTAACCACTGGACACTCTGTGGATCACGATTGAGAATAACTGGTAAATGTTGGCTCGGCGCTGCATTATAGTGAGCTTGCCAATCGCCCGCCACCTGCACCCCAAAACGTAAGGTAATTTGCTGACCATCGGCAGTAATCGAATAGCGTCCACACATCGCTTTAACTCCCTTGAAATCACCCAAAAACTACTATCAGTTACCCTAAACTTAAGTATACCTTTAAAAACCTTAAAAGCAAACACATATGTTCGTTTTTATTACAGTCAAGGGCTTTATGCTACAATAGTTGCTTGCAAGCCCATGCGTGGAGGGCTGCACTTAACCCTATCTGCGAACAATGGGAGTTCTCAACGTGAAAAGCATCACGGTGGCCTTACCCGCCTATAACGAAGCTGAAAATATTCCGGCCATGGTCGAGGAAGTGGTCAATACCCTCGAAAGCCTTGGTCGCGCCTATGAAGTTATTGTCGTCAACGATGGCAGCCGCGATAACACTGCGGCGGTTGTGCGTGAACTAGAAGCCCGCTATCCGCATGTTCGTTTGGTCGATCATGCGATAAACCAAGGCTATGGTGCTGCGGTTTGGACAGGCCTGACCAGCGCAAAAACCGATTTGGTCTTTTTTACCGATGCCGATCGCCAATTTGACCTTGGCGAGTTGCCCAAATTATTGGCTAAAATCGATCAAGCCGATTTGGTGGTTGGCTATCGCTCACCACGCCGCGACCCGCTGATGCGCCGCTTAAACGGTTGGGGCTGGAGCCGTTTGGTCACCTTGTTATTTGGCTATACTGCTCGTGATATTGATTGCGCCTTTAAATTGATGCAACGCCATGTGGTCGATACGCTTAAAACTGAAGTTCAATCACGCGGAGCGACATTTAGCGCCGAATTTTTGGTTCGCGCCAAACGCGCTGGCTTTCGCTTTGAAGAAGTTGCGATCAATGGTCATCGCCCACGGGTCGCGGGCAACCCAACCGGAGCCAAATTAAGCGTGATTTTGCGGGCTTTCCGTGAATTGATTGCCGTTCGCAGCGAATTAGCGCGGCAAGAACAAACCAAAGCTAAACATATTTAGTCAGCAACATTGCTTGCAATATCAACGCCGCCTTCATTGATTGAGGGTGGTGTTGCCATTTTAGGGGCTTCATCGGGCAAATTGCATATCTATAATAAAACAAATGTGCTATTATAGGGTCAGCGGGAACACATTGGTTTAATTTAGGAGGCTTGGATGAATGTCGTTGCGTTTCGTCATTTCTACAATTATCACTTTGCCCAAAATCGCCAGCTTTTAGATGATTATGTCGCGCAATTATCTGCTGCGCAATTTGTCCAAGCCGTCGATTATTCGCTTGGCTCGGTGCGTAACCAACTTGTGCACCTGATGAGTGTTGATGAAGCTTGGTTTAGCGGCCTGCGCGGCGTAGAATTTCCCGAAATGCTCGATCCCAATAATTTCCCCGATTTGGCAACGCTACGGACTTATTGGGCAAACGTCGAAGCGACGATGCGTCAATATCTGGCCAATTTGCAGGATGCCGATTTGCAAACCAAGCCGCTTGATGGCGAGGATGAAAATTTAATCGTTTGGCAGGTATTGCTGCAAGTAGTCAATCATGGCACCGATCATCGGGCGCAGATCTTGCGCTTGTGCCACGATTTTGGCATAAAAACCAGCTCACAAGATTATATTTTTTATGTCTATGAGCATCCCGAAGCCTAAAAAAGGGGCGGCCTAAATATATTTTTGTTATTTCAAGAAGATTAACATTATGTTTACTTTGTCGCATACGTACAAAATGCTGCAATTCTGCTACTAATCTGCAATATTCTTTGCTGCTAATCGTATATGCTACTTATAAAGGGTAAGCGTTATATAAGCGTAACGTTGCTGTTTACCATGTTTATCCTGTTTATAATTTGTTGGAGGAAACCGAATGATTGTGAATCGGCTGCTTATGGGGGCATTATTTGCCTGCCTGCTTGTTGGTTGCGGGCGCACTAGTCTCTCTACCCAAACGGGAAATCAAGCACAAA
It contains:
- a CDS encoding SOS response-associated peptidase codes for the protein MCGRYSITADGQQITLRFGVQVAGDWQAHYNAAPSQHLPVILNRDPQSVQWLRWGLVPHWAKDPSIGHKMINARAETLLEKPSFREPLRKRRCLVLADGYYEWQATPQGKQPMRFVLEDAQPFAMAGLWEEWNAGATPLATFTVITTSANPMAAAVHNRMPVILEPETERDWLNPDADLADLLPLLTPFAGEKMQVYPVSTRLNSPSNDDPSLIARI
- a CDS encoding glycosyltransferase family 2 protein; the protein is MKSITVALPAYNEAENIPAMVEEVVNTLESLGRAYEVIVVNDGSRDNTAAVVRELEARYPHVRLVDHAINQGYGAAVWTGLTSAKTDLVFFTDADRQFDLGELPKLLAKIDQADLVVGYRSPRRDPLMRRLNGWGWSRLVTLLFGYTARDIDCAFKLMQRHVVDTLKTEVQSRGATFSAEFLVRAKRAGFRFEEVAINGHRPRVAGNPTGAKLSVILRAFRELIAVRSELARQEQTKAKHI
- a CDS encoding adenylate/guanylate cyclase domain-containing protein — translated: MQARWFAYVPPYLVPRLLDQRASSATQTTKHGQAVVLFADIAGFTPLSEALGQHDAHGTETLTRLLNRCFAPLIDVIERFGGMISTFGGDAITALFPINQPQRTQRVAARAVRCALEMQSLMEQLGAIEIQATKWRLTLKIGIAAGHVLYTTVGDPTKRCVAVVGGSALLRSAEAENRARSGDVIIDYASLDCEQFKRETLDQRFAKVLGLEQSVRAQPIRWPESITPHPPAQFDAYLHPTIAQQVREGRTAFINERRSVTLLFVNFDAPDYDRDPFAAERLNHYFREVLRIVERYDGYLNKVEIGDKGSSFLVLFGAPVAHENDSDRAAHCALELRALPEFEARIGINTGFVFCGLIGSDRRQEYTVIGDTVNLAARLMQQASQGQILLTEATQETLSSTFLTAPLPAVRVKGRSELVELHELTDLRQTAIRGQEPIYALPMVGRSQELQSVGELLSSIKQGHGQVLGITGEAGMGKSRLVAEIRRIARAQRVAVYSGECLSYGTTISYLLWHNLWRSFFNVDPEWPLDLQMLQLRAQLALIDQDLLDWMPLLASALRLPIPDQSLTKLLDIKSRKMLLESLLVDCLRYRANETPLLLVLEDCHWIDSLSNDLLARITTAIRDVPVLIVLAYRPSAERDQTIWHELRQLEHWHEIELQEFTLEETAELVRLKIKQLLGNRQAPSEQLVSKLTDRAQGNPFYIEELINLVVERQPDLSDPKAVAQLDLPDSLHRLIISRIDQLEEATKHTLKVASVIGRLFKANWLWGAYPQLGSAEQVKQQLNTLSRMDLTPLDRDEPELEYLFKHVVTQEVAYQSLPLATRAALHEQVGDYLVETYGVEGAADLLAHHYGMSNNLDKQRNYFRKAGDAAAARYATDVALSYYERCLPLLEAHETIDIFFAMGEIYKHTGHWNEADAIYRRLLNQAQQQQQLSALARVWCEIADVQSSQGLHNDALQSIQPALEYAQQARDQGTHCKILMRMSWIASYQGQLHQAWQTSQAAVAIAREANDTHSLALALKTHGYMNVLQGQFALAEQLFTEGLGLHRQLGQREDEGRMLNVMGEAARHRGDFQHAVELYQQALVIGRELRNPERLIMFLSNLGGALVGLGTYETAIATLNEAFELARSTTWYGIAETYRFRAEAAIGLGYPDEAIRHIVQAHHAARERQQTLELCAALRVLGSALSQLNAPILLPPSLPTTPLGCFEQALSMAEASGSQAEVAAIQLALAEHWQRQDQITKAQAAWQQAYTIYGQLGMDAMQQRVAQWLS
- a CDS encoding DinB family protein yields the protein MNVVAFRHFYNYHFAQNRQLLDDYVAQLSAAQFVQAVDYSLGSVRNQLVHLMSVDEAWFSGLRGVEFPEMLDPNNFPDLATLRTYWANVEATMRQYLANLQDADLQTKPLDGEDENLIVWQVLLQVVNHGTDHRAQILRLCHDFGIKTSSQDYIFYVYEHPEA